The following coding sequences are from one Virgibacillus necropolis window:
- a CDS encoding ABC transporter permease, with product MEAQLKPQQDSISFNEIRRQQRIERMKTFIEKLVRNKAALVGGLIVLFYLMIALFAPLLAPYSPFAIDLPNKLQAPSFEHWMGTDDKGRDILSRILYGARLSMSVGVAAVAFGAFFGIIMGMAAGYYGGLIDSILSRVLDVMLAFPGILLALAIISALGPSLFNVTVAVGVFSVPLFARIARGSTMEVRKLEYVDAIRSLGAHDGTIIFRHILPNILSPLIVQGTLRLATAILSAAGLSFLGLGAQPPSPEWGAMLSNGRDFIFSAPYMAIFPGLTIALLVMGCNLFGDGLRDALDPRMKS from the coding sequence ATGGAAGCACAATTAAAACCGCAACAAGATTCGATATCCTTCAATGAGATTCGAAGACAACAACGAATAGAAAGAATGAAAACATTTATCGAAAAACTAGTTCGAAATAAGGCTGCATTAGTAGGAGGATTAATTGTTCTATTTTATTTGATGATCGCACTATTCGCCCCACTTCTTGCACCTTATAGCCCGTTTGCGATTGATTTACCAAATAAACTTCAGGCACCATCATTTGAACATTGGATGGGTACTGATGACAAAGGTAGAGACATTCTAAGTCGTATCCTTTATGGTGCGCGTCTATCCATGTCGGTTGGAGTTGCGGCTGTGGCGTTCGGAGCTTTTTTCGGAATTATTATGGGGATGGCGGCAGGCTATTATGGCGGATTAATTGACTCGATTCTCAGCCGAGTGCTTGATGTTATGCTTGCATTTCCTGGGATCTTGTTAGCATTGGCAATTATCAGTGCTCTAGGTCCGAGCCTATTCAATGTAACAGTAGCTGTTGGTGTGTTTTCCGTACCATTATTTGCACGAATTGCACGTGGCTCAACGATGGAAGTACGTAAACTAGAATATGTTGACGCCATTCGCTCCCTCGGGGCCCATGATGGAACAATCATCTTCAGGCATATATTACCTAATATTTTGTCACCCTTAATTGTACAAGGAACTTTACGCCTAGCGACGGCAATTCTATCAGCTGCGGGACTATCGTTTCTCGGACTGGGAGCACAGCCACCTTCACCTGAATGGGGTGCAATGCTTTCAAATGGACGTGACTTTATATTCAGTGCACCATATATGGCCATTTTCCCGGGTTTAACAATTGCGTTGTTAGTAATGGGTTGTAACCTGTTTGGTGACGGCTTGCGTGATGCACTCGATCCAAGAATGAAATCATAA